Within the Bacillus sp. FSL K6-3431 genome, the region TGAAAGTAATTGAAATTGCAGGAAAAGTAGGATTCAATAGTTTAACTCATTTTGGAAGGGTGTTTAAAAATAATACGCGTTTTGCTCCCTCTACATATCGGAAAGTTCACTACCTTTAATTTAAAAAGTTTCCTTATTTAGACTAAGGGAACTTTTTTTGCATTAAGTGCAAATTATGTTGTGTTTCTCTAATTTCAACAAGAAATGATTAGAAATGGACGGGTGACGCTTTTATAGTAGAGAGAGTGGATGACGTCCATGTTGAAATCATTTGGCCTAAGCTTACTATAAACGAGAATTTGGGCAATTTAATCATGCGTAATCGCCACCACATCCTGGCTTTTATCTCGATGACAGTATAAGGAATCGGTGAAACCGAACATTTTATCCCGAATTTTCTTTAGGGTTTAAGAACCCCAGGTGATTCCACGATGTTTCAGCTTGCTGAAACGAGTTCACTCATAAACAAGTAGAATAGGAGAATGGAACAGATGAAAACTAAATTTGGTTGCTGTCTAGTACTTGGTTCGTTTGTTCCTCAAACAAAAGGAAAGAGAGAAAAGACGAACATAGCGAAACAACTTCAAGTTGAGTTAGCGATGTTAGAGAAAAATGGGTATGAATTCGCGGAACTAACCGTCCAATCCCTTTCACAATTGACAGAAGAGGAGTTTATGGAAACGTTACAGGTGATCCAACAATCATCTCTCAACATACCGGTGTTTAATAGTTTTATTCCTCCTCAGTTGAAGGTGACTGGCCCGAACGTATCAGAAGGTGATTTGGAAAACTTTCTGGATTTAGCGATGAAACGGGTCCAAGCGGCTGGAGGAGAACAAATTATTTTCGGTAGTGGAGCAGCTCGTACAGTCCCGGATGGGTTTTCTAGGGAACGTGGCCAAGAACAAATCAAGCAGTTTTTACGATGCTGTAATGTATATGGTGAGAAATACGGGCTTACCGTTGCCATTGAACCGCTAAATAAAGGAGAAAGCAACATTATCAATACAGTGGAGGAGGCGGTGTTACTAGCGACAGAATTGAACTTACCCCATATCAAAATATTGGCGGATAGTTACCATATGGATATAGAGAAAGAATCGTTCAATATTTTAAGAAAAGCTACAAAAAATGGATGGCTTGCACATGTGCATATTTCTGATCGTGAAAGACGCTTTCCGGGAGAAATGGAGGGCAAAGAATCGATTGATTTTTCGAAGCTTTTTCTTGTTTTGCAGGAGGCAGAGTATCAAGGATTGATTTCTGCAGAATGTAGCTCGTCTTCGATCGCTAAATCGAGCGCTTTATCTCTTCAATTTGTAAAAAATACTTGGTCAAATGTTCAAGGAGGTAAAGTGAATGTCAATTCAGATTAAATTACAAGTAAAAGCGGGAAATCATGATCGAAATTATTGTCCTGTTTCTTTCCAAATATTGAAAGCGCAATCACTAATAAATAATACTATGTTACCTGATGTTCAAATGCATGATGAAAGTGGTAATATGGTAGGCGTTCAATGTACGGAAGAGGCTGATGCGTATGTGATTTATTGGATCATTCAAGATCTACGCGCACATGAAACGATGACCTATACAGTCAGTTTTGGTGGAAATGTCAAATCAAATGCCAAATCAAATGCAAGGAATGTTGAACTTCGTGAAAAGGAAAATCAATTTGATATTGTCATAGATGGACAGTTGGCAACGTCCTTTAACACAGATCCAACGCTAGCCAAGCCTTTCCTTGGCCCAGTTAATGGACCTTATGGGAAAAGCTACACCCGGCTTGATTTTGAGACGACCGAGCACCCACACCATCGTTCGGTATGGCTTGGGATTGGAGATATAAACGGAGTTGATGCTTGGAATGAACCGTCAGGAATATATGGGAAACAAAAAGTCGATTATATTGAAAAAAAGAGCGCCGGTCCAGTTTTTGCGAGCATTGTATCTGAAGCGGAGTGGACGAACTTTAAAGGTCGATCACTCATGCGAGATCGCCGTACGATAACAGTATACAATACACCAGCTCATGCTCGTATTATTGATATGTCGTTTATGTTAAGCGCCGATTACGGACGGGTTGAACTAGGGGCGACAAAGGAGGCTGGTCCGCTAGGTATTCGG harbors:
- a CDS encoding sugar phosphate isomerase/epimerase family protein, translating into MKTKFGCCLVLGSFVPQTKGKREKTNIAKQLQVELAMLEKNGYEFAELTVQSLSQLTEEEFMETLQVIQQSSLNIPVFNSFIPPQLKVTGPNVSEGDLENFLDLAMKRVQAAGGEQIIFGSGAARTVPDGFSRERGQEQIKQFLRCCNVYGEKYGLTVAIEPLNKGESNIINTVEEAVLLATELNLPHIKILADSYHMDIEKESFNILRKATKNGWLAHVHISDRERRFPGEMEGKESIDFSKLFLVLQEAEYQGLISAECSSSSIAKSSALSLQFVKNTWSNVQGGKVNVNSD
- a CDS encoding DUF6807 domain-containing protein, whose translation is MSIQIKLQVKAGNHDRNYCPVSFQILKAQSLINNTMLPDVQMHDESGNMVGVQCTEEADAYVIYWIIQDLRAHETMTYTVSFGGNVKSNAKSNARNVELREKENQFDIVIDGQLATSFNTDPTLAKPFLGPVNGPYGKSYTRLDFETTEHPHHRSVWLGIGDINGVDAWNEPSGIYGKQKVDYIEKKSAGPVFASIVSEAEWTNFKGRSLMRDRRTITVYNTPAHARIIDMSFMLSADYGRVELGATKEAGPLGIRVAETMSVDNGGTIVNAYGSVGEEECWGKSAPWCDYHGNVDGHTLGIATFEDPNTTEFPTYWHIRNYGLIAPNNLYFQGGLLLGKGESIFYNYRMYFHEGNTEEAMVKDRYQDYIHPPKVEMIKDE